In a genomic window of Lepisosteus oculatus isolate fLepOcu1 chromosome 5, fLepOcu1.hap2, whole genome shotgun sequence:
- the adipor1a gene encoding adiponectin receptor protein 1a isoform X2 has translation MSARNGSASDEECRITEVCRAPEDVELTELGPLLEESGGPGKAQGATAGGPAGAAACPEEEEEEEEEGVRVITLPLQAHHAMEKMEEFVYKMWEGRWRVIPYHVLPEWLKDNDYLLHGHRPPMPSFRACFGSIFRIHTETGNIWTHLLGLILFLCLGILTMLRPNVYFMAPLQEKVVFGMFFLGAVLCLCFSWLFHTVYCHSEKVSRTFSKLDYSGIALLIMGSFVPWLYYSFYCSPQPRLIYLSIVCVLGIAAIIVSQWDRFSTPRHRPTRAGVFMGLGLSGIVPTMHFTIAEGFVKATTVGQMGWFFLMGAMYITGAGLYAARIPERYFPGKCDIWFQSHQIFHVLVVAAAFIHFYGVSNLQEFRYGLEGGCTDDSLL, from the exons ATGTCGGCCAGGAACGGCTCGGCAAGCGATGAAGAGTGCCGTATCACCGAGGTGTGCCGCGCCCCCGAGGATGTGGAGCTGACAGAGCTGGGCCCCCTGCTGGAGGAGTCCGGGGGGCCAGGCAAGGCACAGGGGGCCACAGCTGGG gggccagcaggggcagCAGCCTGCcctgaggaggaagaggaggaggaggaggaaggagtGAGAGTGATTACACTGCCGCTGCAGGCCCATCATGCCATGGAGAAGATGGAGGAGTTTGTGTACAAG ATGTGGGAAGGACGCTGGAGGGTGATCCCATACCATGTGCTGCCGGAGTGGCTGAAGGACAATGACTACCTGCTGCACGGGCACCGGCCGCCCATGCCTTCCTTCCGGGCCTGCTTCGGCAGCATCTTCAGGATCCACACCGAGACCGGCAACATCTGGACACACCTGCTTG GTCTGATCCTGTTCCTGTGCCTGGGTATCCTGACAATGCTGCGCCCCAATGTCTACTTCATGGCGCCCCTGCAGGAGAAGGTGGTGTTCGGGATGTTCTTTCTGGGTGCTGTGCTGTGCCTATGTTTCTCCTGGCTCTTCCATACGGTGTACTGCCACTCCGAGAAAGTGTCCCGCACCTTTTCCAA GCTGGATTACTCCGGGATCGCCCTGCTGATCATGGGCTCCTTCGTGCCCTGGCTGTACTACTCCTTCTACTGCTCCCCTCAGCCACGCCTCATCTACCTCTCCATTGTCTGCGTGCTGGGCATCGCCGCCATCATCGTGTCGCAGTGGGACCGCTTCTCCACCCCACGCCACCGGCCCACGCGCGCAG GAGTGTTCATGGGCCTGGGCCTGAGTGGTATCGTGCCCACTATGCACTTCACTATCGCTGAGGGTTTCGTCAAGGCTACCACCGTGGGCCAGATGGGCTGGTTTTTCCTAATGGGCGCCATGTACATTACCGGCGCAGGGCTGTACGCCGCCAGGATCCCCGAGCGTTACTTCCCCGGCAAGTGTGACATCTGG TTTCAGTCTCACCAGATCTTCCACGTGCTGGTGGTGGCGGCTGCCTTCATCCACTTCTACGGCGTGTCCAACCTGCAGGAGTTCCGCTACGGCCTGGAAGGGGGCTGCACCGATGACTCGCTGCTCTGA
- the cyb5r1 gene encoding NADH-cytochrome b5 reductase 1, translating into MGYSVTTGVLVAVGVAVLSTVGYFVGSYLLGRKKKAPVTLLDPNVKYQLRLIDKEVISHDTRKFRFALPTPDHILGLPVGKHVYLSARIDGNLVVRPYTPVSSDDDKGFVDLVVKIYFKNVNPKFPEGGKMSQYLESLQIRDVVDFRGPGGLLEYQGHGQFAVQPDKKSQPDIKNASAVGLIAGGTGITPMLQLIRAIMKDPTDKTVCHLLFANQTEKDILLQDELEEIQVRHPERFKLWFTVDRAPEVWDFSQGFISADMIQQHLPPPSDDTLVLICGPPPMIQFACNPSLDKLGYRQAQRFTY; encoded by the exons ATGGGATACAGCGTG ACCACAGGGGTGCTGGTGGCAGTGGGGGTGGCCGTCCTCTCCACAGTGGGCTACTTCGTGGGCAGCTACCTGCTGGGCAGGAAGAAGAAGGCGCCGGTGACCCTGCTTGACCCCAACGTCAAGTACCAGCTGAGGCTCATTGACAAAGAG GTGATCAGTCACGACACCAGGAAGTTCCGCTTCGCCCTCCCCACGCCGGACCACATCCTGGGCCTCCCCGTCG GGAAGCATGTGTATCTATCCGCTCGAATTGATGGCAACCTGGTGGTGCGTCCTTACACCCCCGTGTCCAGCGATGATGACAAGGGCTTTGTGGACCTGGTGGTGAAG ATCTACTTCAAGAATGTCAACCCCAAGTTCCCGGAAGGAGGCAAGATGTCTCAGTACCTGGAGAGTCTGCAGATCAGAGACGTGGTGGACTTCAGAGGGCCAGGGGGCCTGCTGGAATACCAGGGCCACG GTCAGTTTGCAGTGCAGCCAGATAAGAAGTCCCAACCAGATATCAAGAACGCCAGCGCTGTGGGGCTGATTGCCGGGGGCACAG GAATCACCCCGATGTTGCAGTTGATCCGTGCCATCATGAAGGACCCCACTGACAAAACTGTCTGCCACCTGCTCTTCGCCAACCAG ACGGAGAAGGACATTCTGCTTCAGGACGAGCTGGAGGAGATCCAGGTCCGACACCCAGAGCGCTTCAAGCTCTGGTTCACTGTGGACAGGGCTCCTGAAG TCTGGGACTTCAGCCAGGGCTTTATCAGCGCCGACATGATCCAGCAGCACCTCCCCCCTCCCAGCGACGACACCCTGGTGCTGATATGCGGCCCGCCGCCCATGATCCAGTTCGCCTGCAACCCCAGCCTGGACAAGCTGGGTTACCGGCAAGCTCAGCGCTTCACCTACTAG
- the adipor1a gene encoding adiponectin receptor protein 1a isoform X1 — MPTQPRHFRMSAVELSGFPCSAPPARKGALYVGHSGQARQEGDLPMSARNGSASDEECRITEVCRAPEDVELTELGPLLEESGGPGKAQGATAGGPAGAAACPEEEEEEEEEGVRVITLPLQAHHAMEKMEEFVYKMWEGRWRVIPYHVLPEWLKDNDYLLHGHRPPMPSFRACFGSIFRIHTETGNIWTHLLGLILFLCLGILTMLRPNVYFMAPLQEKVVFGMFFLGAVLCLCFSWLFHTVYCHSEKVSRTFSKLDYSGIALLIMGSFVPWLYYSFYCSPQPRLIYLSIVCVLGIAAIIVSQWDRFSTPRHRPTRAGVFMGLGLSGIVPTMHFTIAEGFVKATTVGQMGWFFLMGAMYITGAGLYAARIPERYFPGKCDIWFQSHQIFHVLVVAAAFIHFYGVSNLQEFRYGLEGGCTDDSLL; from the exons ATGCCCACACAGCCCCGCCACTTTAGAATGAGCGCCGTGGAATTGTCTGGTTTTCCGTGTTCAGCTCCACCAG CAAGAAAGGGTGCCCTGTACGTGGGGCACAGCGGTCAGGCCAGGCAAGAGGGCGATCTCCCCATGTCGGCCAGGAACGGCTCGGCAAGCGATGAAGAGTGCCGTATCACCGAGGTGTGCCGCGCCCCCGAGGATGTGGAGCTGACAGAGCTGGGCCCCCTGCTGGAGGAGTCCGGGGGGCCAGGCAAGGCACAGGGGGCCACAGCTGGG gggccagcaggggcagCAGCCTGCcctgaggaggaagaggaggaggaggaggaaggagtGAGAGTGATTACACTGCCGCTGCAGGCCCATCATGCCATGGAGAAGATGGAGGAGTTTGTGTACAAG ATGTGGGAAGGACGCTGGAGGGTGATCCCATACCATGTGCTGCCGGAGTGGCTGAAGGACAATGACTACCTGCTGCACGGGCACCGGCCGCCCATGCCTTCCTTCCGGGCCTGCTTCGGCAGCATCTTCAGGATCCACACCGAGACCGGCAACATCTGGACACACCTGCTTG GTCTGATCCTGTTCCTGTGCCTGGGTATCCTGACAATGCTGCGCCCCAATGTCTACTTCATGGCGCCCCTGCAGGAGAAGGTGGTGTTCGGGATGTTCTTTCTGGGTGCTGTGCTGTGCCTATGTTTCTCCTGGCTCTTCCATACGGTGTACTGCCACTCCGAGAAAGTGTCCCGCACCTTTTCCAA GCTGGATTACTCCGGGATCGCCCTGCTGATCATGGGCTCCTTCGTGCCCTGGCTGTACTACTCCTTCTACTGCTCCCCTCAGCCACGCCTCATCTACCTCTCCATTGTCTGCGTGCTGGGCATCGCCGCCATCATCGTGTCGCAGTGGGACCGCTTCTCCACCCCACGCCACCGGCCCACGCGCGCAG GAGTGTTCATGGGCCTGGGCCTGAGTGGTATCGTGCCCACTATGCACTTCACTATCGCTGAGGGTTTCGTCAAGGCTACCACCGTGGGCCAGATGGGCTGGTTTTTCCTAATGGGCGCCATGTACATTACCGGCGCAGGGCTGTACGCCGCCAGGATCCCCGAGCGTTACTTCCCCGGCAAGTGTGACATCTGG TTTCAGTCTCACCAGATCTTCCACGTGCTGGTGGTGGCGGCTGCCTTCATCCACTTCTACGGCGTGTCCAACCTGCAGGAGTTCCGCTACGGCCTGGAAGGGGGCTGCACCGATGACTCGCTGCTCTGA